Genomic window (Bacillus vallismortis):
AAGGAAGTAGGAGTCGTCGACAGCGGCGGCAAAGGCCTGCTTTGTGTGTATGAAGGTTTCCTTGCTTCATTAAAAGGTGAGGCTGTGCCTCAAAAAGCTGTTCTTCCGTCACTTGACGACATGGTCAGCGCAGAGCATCATAAGAGCGCGCAAAGCGTGATGAATACCGAAGATATTGAATTTGGTTTTTGTACGGAAGTGATGGTTAGACTCGATCAGGCAAAACGAGAATTCGACGAAGGCACGTTCAGACAAGATCTCAGCCAGTTCGGTGATTCTCTGTTAGTCATTGCGGATGAATCGCTGGCGAAGGTTCATATTCATGCGGAAGAACCGGGAAACGTATTAAATTATGCCCAGCATTACGGTGAATTGATCAAAATTAAAATAGAAAATATGAGAGAGCAGCATACCTCCCTCATCAGCCAGGAAAGCAAACCTGCTGACAACGAAAAACCGCCGGCAAAACAGCCGTATGGCATTGTGACTGTGGCGATGGGAGAAGGTATTTCCGATTTATTCAAAAGCATCGGCGCTTCTGTTGTGATTGAAGGCGGGCAGACCATGAACCCGAGCACTGAGGATATTGTCGATGCCGTGAAATCTGTAAATGCGGAAACAGTGTTTATCTTACCGAATAACTCCAACATCATCATGGCGGCTAATCAAGCGGCTAGTGTAATGGGTGAACAGGTTTTTGTCATTCCTGCCAAAACGGTTCCGCAAGGGATGTCGGCCCTGCTGGCATTTAATCCGGATCAAGAAGCTGAAGCGAACGAAGCCAATATGCTCAGCGCCATTCAGCAAGTAAAAAGCGGGCAGGTGACGTACTCAGTCAGAGATACCCATATTGACGGCAAAGACATTAAAAAAGGCGACTTTATGGGAATTCTGAATGGCACGATTATCGGCACTGCTGAAGATCAGCTGTCAGCCGCGAAAATGCTGCTGTCAGAAATGATCGGAGAAGACGACGAAATTGTCACCATCCTATATGGTGAGGATGCGTCTCAGGAAGAAGCTGAGGAGCTTGAAGCGTTCCTAAGTGAAAAGTACGAGGAGATTGAAGTTGAGATCCACAACGGAAAACAGCCGCTGTATTCGTATATAGTTTCTGCAGAATAGAAGGGCGATTCGCCCTTCTATTCTTATGTCTGCTTTTAAGTGCGGCAGCGCTGTGACGCGCCCGCTTGCCATTTTATATATGATCAATTAGTCTAGAAGCAAAGCGCTTATAAGCTCTGGTTCATAAGGAGGAATAGCATGAAATACAGAAGCGTTTTTGATATTATCGGACCCGTTATGATTGGTCCGTCCAGCTCGCATACGGCGGGAGCGGCGAGAATCGGGAGAGTGGCCAGAAGTTTATTTGGCAGAGAGCCTGAGCGCATCATCGTATCCTTTTACGGCTCTTTTGCGGAAACGTATAAAGGCCACGGC
Coding sequences:
- a CDS encoding DAK2 domain-containing protein, with translation MSIRTLDGRTFAGMILAGAQNLSQNASAVDALNVFPVPDGDTGTNMNLSMTSGAREVEQMDTDDIGKVGSALSKGLLMGARGNSGVILSQLFRGFSKSIESKKEINAQEFAAALQAGVDMAYKAVMKPVEGTILTVAKDAAKKVMALAEKETDITALMTAVTEEAEASLNRTPELLPVLKEVGVVDSGGKGLLCVYEGFLASLKGEAVPQKAVLPSLDDMVSAEHHKSAQSVMNTEDIEFGFCTEVMVRLDQAKREFDEGTFRQDLSQFGDSLLVIADESLAKVHIHAEEPGNVLNYAQHYGELIKIKIENMREQHTSLISQESKPADNEKPPAKQPYGIVTVAMGEGISDLFKSIGASVVIEGGQTMNPSTEDIVDAVKSVNAETVFILPNNSNIIMAANQAASVMGEQVFVIPAKTVPQGMSALLAFNPDQEAEANEANMLSAIQQVKSGQVTYSVRDTHIDGKDIKKGDFMGILNGTIIGTAEDQLSAAKMLLSEMIGEDDEIVTILYGEDASQEEAEELEAFLSEKYEEIEVEIHNGKQPLYSYIVSAE